The Porites lutea chromosome 4, jaPorLute2.1, whole genome shotgun sequence genome contains a region encoding:
- the LOC140934300 gene encoding uncharacterized protein has product MWMLLEVRDEPKGSRFKSVFRTIQVEQREKEQEGDRERRRNFTDEQREREQERDRERRRNFTDEQREREQERDRERRRNFTDEQREREQERDRERRKHFTEEQREREQERNRERRQNFTDEQLENERERARENRRLISDERRRRERETARENRRRLNENEREGGEAMEEHESQVLQVECSMECSLLGEQEQSHSAAMEEHESQVLQVECSMECSLLGEQEQSQSAAIEEHESEVLQLECSMESSLPGEQEQSHSAGEELERHTPAVENGPIEGASNVQESQQPLPEVNNSSHLEDDHLIARARVVGVDYEFAKHDTPALLSG; this is encoded by the exons ATGTGGATGTTGTTAGAGGttcgtgacgagccaaaaggtTCAAGGTTCAAGTCAGTATTTCGCACTATTCAAGTTGAA CAACGGGAGAAAGAGCAGGAAGGggacagagaaaggaggcgcaattttactgatgAGCAACGGGAGAGAGAACAAGAAAGGGatagagaaaggaggcgcaattttactgatgAGCAACGGGAGAGAGAACAAGAAAGGGatagagaaaggaggcgcaattttactgatgAGCAACGGGAGAGAGAACAGGAAAGGGACAGAGAAAGGAGGAAACATTTTACTGAGGAGCAACGCGAGAGAGAGCAagagagaaacagagaaaggaggcaaaattttactgacgaacaactggagaatgaacgagagagagcaagagaaaatagacgcCTAATAAGCGACGAGCGGCGACGAAGGGAGCGAGAGACAGCAAGGGAAAACAGGCGTCGTCTAAACGAAAACGAACGAGAAGGAGGAGAAG ccatggaagaacatgaaagtcaggtcctccaggttgaatgtagcatggaatgctctctgcttggtgaacaagagcaaagtcactcagcag ccatggaggaacatgaaagtcaggtcctccaggttgaatgtagcatggaatgctctctgcttggtgaacaagagcaaagtcaatcagcag ccatagaagaacatgaaagtgaaGTCCTCCAACTTGAATGTAGCATGGAAAGCTCTCTGCCaggtgaacaagagcaaagtcattcagcag GAGAAGAGTTGGAACGACACACTCCTGCAGTAGAAAATGGCCCAATTGAGGGAGCAAGCAACGTGCAGGAATCACAGCAACCTCTTCCAGAAGTAAATAATAGTAGCCACTTAGAAGATGACCACCTAATTGCTAGAGCAAGGGTAGTTGGTGTGGACTATGAGTTTGCAAAACATGATACCCCCGCCCTTTTGAGCGGCTAA
- the LOC140934968 gene encoding uncharacterized protein codes for MTRHLNDNSPQVKIVKRVKKLGNAILVSSGLTLLIVMVTVTLPKLESLQYHIGTCKVKKTFLNMDSGKKLHCRCKELKSESKCLIYYPCLQIYVSFDNLSTREALVVNDRRRISETCSYKLRDYDCKTKNDVYKHVEHFREKWGLMNSSYQCFRTSRHPDHVTLANEAPSTALTVNLTLFPCIGIAIGLLMLHFKEQIGLTLARKLNLRVNEGYVPVALVKHEDDSTQND; via the coding sequence ATGACTCGGCATCTAAACGACAACTCGCCTCAAGTTAAAATTGTCAAGAGGGTGAAAAAACTGGGCAACGCAATTTTAGTCTCCTCAGGCTTGACTCTCCTCATTGTAATGGTTACAGTGACTCTGCCAAAACTTGAAAGCCTGCAATACCATATAGGAACCTGTAAGGTCAAGAAAACATTTCTGAACATGGATTCTGGCAAGAAACTTCATTGCCGCTGTAAAGAGCTCAAAAGCGAATCAAAGTGTTTGATTTATTACCCATGCCTTCAAATCTACGTTTCATTCGACAATTTATCAACACGGGAAGCTTTGGTCGTGAATGATCGACGACGGATCTCAGAAACGTGTTCGTACAAACTTCGGGACTACGACTGTAAAACGAAGAATGACGTTTACAAACATGTGGAacattttcgtgaaaaatggggCTTGATGAACTCGTCTTACCAATGTTTCCGTACGTCAAGACATCCCGATCACGTGACTCTTGCAAACGAAGCACCCAGTACCGCCCTGACAGTGAATTTAACCCTGTTTCCCTGTATTGGAATTGCTATTGGTTTGTTAATGTTGCATTTCAAGGAGCAAATAGGGCTAACGCTCGCTCGTAAACTAAACTTGCGCGTTAACGAAGGTTACGTACCTGTGGCACTTGTAAAGCACGAGGATGATTCAACTCAAAATGACTGA